Proteins encoded by one window of Lathyrus oleraceus cultivar Zhongwan6 chromosome 1, CAAS_Psat_ZW6_1.0, whole genome shotgun sequence:
- the LOC127115691 gene encoding uncharacterized protein LOC127115691 codes for MAGRNDAAMAAAMQAMAQAVQNLPNAGGDAGSRSLATFQRENPPVFKGKHDPDAALGWLKEIERIFRVMDCTPAQKVRYGTHMLAVEADDWWLETHERLTVAGEVITWDVFRREFMRKYYPEDVRGKKEIEFLELKQGNMSVTDYAAKFVELSKFYPHYTGAGAEFSKCIKFENGLRSEIKKAVGYQKIRIFTELVDSCRIFEEDNNAHYKIVSDRRGKQHQNRGKPYDAPVGKGKQGAAPAQRTSRGGDPAGIVCFKCGQAGHKSNVCTAEVKRCFRCGKTGHAIADCKHKEMICFNCGEEGHIGSQCQKPKKSQTGKVFALTGTQTSSEDRLIRGTCFINGTPLITIIDTGATHCFISANCARRLGLKLSALDGELIVETPAKGSITTSLVCLKCPLSIFDRDFYVDLVCLPLDGMDVILGLNWLEYNYVHINCHHKSVRFSTPEEEGVDLLPFGELRKLMKEGAQMFSLMATLSVESKAKIEELLVVKEFPEVFPDEIPSVPPEREVEFTIDLVPGTRPISMAPYRMSASELYELKKQLEDL; via the coding sequence atggctggaaggaatgatgctgcaatggctgccgcaatgcaagcaatggcacaagctgtgcagaacttgccaaatgctggtggagatgctggatcacgtagcttggcgacttttcaaagagagaatccgccggtgtttaaagggaagcatgatccagatgcagccttgggatggttgaaagagatcgagagaatcttccgtgttatggattgcactccagctcagaaggttcggtatggtactcacatgctagcagtcgaagctgatgactggtggctagagactcacgagaggttgaccgtggcaggtgaagtcattacttgggatgtattccgtagggaattcatgagaaagtattatccggaagatgtccgtggtaagaaagaaattgagttccttgaactgaagcaaggaaacatgtctgtcactgattatgctgcaaaatttgtggagctgtccaaattttatcctcattacactggtgctggtgctgagttttcaaagtgcatcaagtttgaaaacggactgcgctctgaaattaagaaggctgttgggtatcagaagatacgcatttttactgaattggttgatagctgcaggatatttgaagaagacaataatgctcattacaagattgtcagtgaccgcaggggcaagcaacatcaaaaccgtggcaagccgtatgatgccccggtgggaaaagggaaacaaggagctgctccggctcagaggactagtaggggaggtgatcctgctggtatagtttgtttcaaatgtggtcaggctggtcataagagtaatgtatgcactgctgaagtaaagaggtgttttcgctgtggtaagactggccatgcaatagctgattgcaagcacaaggaaatgatttgttttaattgtggcgaagaggggcatattggaagtcagtgtcagaagccaaagaaatctcaaactggaaaagtgttcgcattgaccggaactcaaacctccagtgaggacagacttatccgaggtacatgtttcataaatggtactcctttaattactattattgataccggtgctacacactgttttatttctgctaactgtgctcgaagactgggtttaaaattgtccgctttggatggtgaattgattgttgagaccccagctaagggatcaataactacttctttggtatgtttaaaatgtcctttgtcgatcttcgatagagatttctatgttgatttagtatgtttgccgttggatgggatggatgtaattcttggtctgaactggttagagtataattatgttcatataaattgtcatcataagtcggtaaggttttccactcctgaagaggaaggagttgacttattacctttcggagaattgcgaaaattgatgaaagagggagctcagatgttttctttgatggcgacgttgtcggttgagagtaaagctaagattgaggaactgttagtggtgaaagaattccctgaagtttttcctgatgaaattcctagtgtgccgccagagagggaagttgaatttactattgatctggtacctggtactaggcctatttcgatggcaccgtatagaatgtcggcatcagaattgtatgaattaaagaagcaattggaagactta
- the LOC127104241 gene encoding uncharacterized protein LOC127104241 yields MGVRLEQQPVQQEVPEEQPRRVMMVNRDQDADEVIHRVRQENMMENNLTTMIERIMAQNGLNTGLRRPNYTSPLSEYVLQTELSRGCKIPKFTKFSGDTSESTMEHIARYMTEAGDLVNNENLRMKYFPSSLTKNSFTWFTTLPPNSIDTWICSIANIKRKFTEPIDDYLNRFHRIRQVERLKAEKARANKNYKKERVAYVEVEYEESEISNDPYGLEEFEVDLAELKEAPPYACKLLTPSNGRNPVETEKNDRFPKKTYTFYVLLTSSIY; encoded by the exons ATGGGGGTAAGATTAGAACAACAGCCAGTTCAACAGGAAGTCCCTGAAGAACAACCTAGGAGAGTAATGATGGTTAATAGAGACCAGGATGCAGACGAAGTAATTCATAGGGTTAGGCAAGAAAACATGATGGAAAATAACTTAACTACTATGATAGAGAGAATCATGGCCCAGAATGGTCTGAATACAGGACTTCGACGGCCAAATTATACCTCTCCTTTATCAGAATACGTCCTACAAACTGAATTATCAAGGGGTTGTAAAatccctaagttcaccaaattctcaggggacactagtgaaTCCACTATGGAACACATAGCCAGATACATGACTGAGGCAGGGGATTTGGTGAACAATGAGAACCTAAGAATGAAATATTTCCCCAGTTCTTTAACGAAGAATTCCTTCACGTGGTTTACAACTTTGCCACCAAATTCCATAGATACTTGGATATGTTCCATAGCCAATATTAAAAGAAAATTCACTGAACCTATAGATGATTATTTGAATAGGTTCC ACAGGATTCGACAGGTCGAACGTTTAAAAGCTGAAAAGGCCAGAGCGAATAAGAATTATAAGAAAGAAAGGGTTGCTTATGTCGAAGTCGAATATGAGGAGTCTGAAATCTCTAATGACCCTTATGGTCTCGAGGAATTCGAAGTAGATTTGGCTGAATTAAAAGAAGCACCACCTTATGCTTGTAAATTACTTACACCTTCGAATGGCAGGAACCCTGTCGAAACTGAAAAGAATGATAGATTTCCTAAAAAGACTTACACATTTTATGTATTACTTACATCTTCGATTTATTAG
- the LOC127131980 gene encoding uncharacterized protein LOC127131980: MPSGPKKRKAARRKKELNHSLTNNPPQGNDDLKPRNAKVSDGRDDNLSAYHENGDIPDRFNDGSEVVHERAPLTARPIASDVASAKEVCGKKDSVVMIKKDLRSKDGYEKENGRLEHIETAKESCYESGISNGEALAEKNSKDEIYNLLEEKTACHELVKPNESSPSNTIVASMSGVAKCNTGVAPLLEVIGLAGKMNRDNVYPLSNANATASSLEEPKPKESNSRVLTSSSRSPLTNGAVHTKNSETPECSKNQSSVRSAPNLVQKTSWWSCCGMFEVLSGSNR, encoded by the exons ATGCCTTCAGGTCCTAAGAAGAGAAAAGCTGCTAGGAGGAAGAAGGAACTTAACCACTCATTAACCAACAACCCTCCTCAAG GAAATGATGATTTGAAGCCTCGAAACGCAAAAGTGAGTGATGGAAGAGACGATAATTTATCTGCATATCACGAGAATGGTGACATTCCTGATCGATTCAATGATGGAAGTGAAGTGGTTCATGAGAGAGCCCCATTAACTGCTCGACCGATTGCTTCTGATGTTGCGTCTGCGAAAGAAGTTTGTGGAAAGAAGGATAGTGTTGTTATGATAAAGAAAGATTTGAGATCTAAGGATGGTTATGAGAAAGAAAATGGAAGGTTGGAGCATATTGAAACTGCGAAGGAATCGTGTTACGAGAGTGGTATTTCAAACGGTGAAGCCCTAGCTGAGAAGAACTCAAAGGATGAGATTTATAATTTGCTTGAAGAGAAAACTGCATGTCATGAGTTGGTTAAACCAAATGAATCTTCACCTTCCAACACGATTGTGGCTTCCATGTCTGGGGTAGCAAAGTGCAATACTGGAGTAGCCCCTCTTCTAGAAGTGATCGGTCTTGCTGGGAAGATGAATCGGGATAATGTATATCCCTTATCAAATGCGAATGCTACAGCATCGAGTTTGGAGGAACCTAAGCCAAAGGAATCTAATAGTAGAGTGTTAACTTCATCGTCTCGTAGTCCATTAACCAATGGTGCAGTACATACTAAGAATTCCGAGACTCCAGAATGCTCAAAAAATCAG TCTTCCGTAAGGTCGGCTCCAAACTTAGTGCAGAAGACTTCATGGTGGAGTTGCTGTGGAATGTTTGAAGTTCTGTCAGGTTCAAATAGATAA
- the LOC127131989 gene encoding membrane protein PM19L: MKSIATFLLVLNFCMYVIVLAIGAWAMNRAIDHGFIIGPELELPAHFSPVFFPMGNASTGFFVTFSLIAGVVGVVSAISGINHICSWTANSLPSAASVATMAWTLTLLAMGFAWKEIELQIRNARLRTMEAFLIILSVTQLLYIVAIHGAAAYNIYT, encoded by the exons ATGAAGTCAATAGCTACATTTCTCTTGGTGCTGAACTTTTGCATGTATGTCATAGTTTTAGCCATTGGTGCATGGGCTATGAATAGAGCAATTGATCATGGTTTCATTATAG GTCCGGAATTAGAACTTCCAGCTCATTTTTCGCCCGTTTTCTTTCCAATGGGAAATGCTTCAACAGGATTCTTTGTTACATTTTCTTTGATTGCTGGAGTAGTTGGTGTTGTATCAGCAATTTCAGGAATCAATCATATCTGTTCATGGACTGCTAACAGTTTGCCATCTGCAGCTTCAGTTGCTACCATGGCTTGGACTCTTACACTTCTTGCCATGGG CTTTGCATGGAAAGAGATTGAGCTTCAAATTAGAAACGCGCGTCTG AGAACCATGGAGGCTTTCCTAATTATCCTCTCAGTTACACAACTTCTCTACATAGTTGCTATTCACGGTGCTGCTGCATATAATATATATACTTGA